In Ostrea edulis chromosome 10, xbOstEdul1.1, whole genome shotgun sequence, one genomic interval encodes:
- the LOC125665251 gene encoding cadherin-23-like yields the protein MMAVFKTKLLFCFIFHILYRDIRGQCPSNRVRGEGNPKGKDDRIDTFGTGLGILLDATDNEYQINCCGVVNSWEFYVKTNTGTVQLQVWRPVTTGQYKLVGENSFTTTNANNEHLYSVPANERISVKDGDYIGFYTAGQPMISHKVEGDATDGYTYSTTIGAQTVGSTYDWGSQTADTRKEYAINVQLGPGNSPTITNLDSTVTFPDSTTANSLIFTVTWTDADPLDTLTAEITTTTSSFSFDTSNGQVRNVGALPYGNTALNFRVTDDCGRTDTGTLTVTVTNSAPVITNLPSTTDISEDHDTEKLLYTIITTDGSLSDTVTCSIANSNPTTDNFFTRLNGTTTYYGIYIKAQPTLSYDSARQYTLSISCTDTKDTVQDTFIVYVNRNNPPSFVNLQATVTIAANSTTTGNVIYTVQSTDSDSSQLYYNMTCVPAACPFTIHNSGEILATSDLSQHTVPGYDLFVYVYDGNTLVGPRTLTVIISGINTAPIITNLPLASPISVSENSALSLSVFQVSISDVNAGDNHVYSASYNPSLGSTLFSLNTATGLVSTSSTQNINYESVVSTSTTFAIIITVTDGQASVSQTLSIAIVDLNEAPVFGKASYAISGNEGSAGSTVGNPSFDVTDPDAGASQSYSIDCSTFLMNSNTGVVTFSHDYDLDKTGTASSVTCTVTVTDGELTDTASLVVTINNINDNTPTFGSSTYTFYAQPNTGVGTVLGSVPATDGDVGTFGTVSYSLNQTGLGNEYFGVQSNGDFYVKNGLTSFSSGTTLSITTIVQDTGGLQDTAVVTVVIPESTTAAPTTTTDRYMTFLEDSRNVAWVTIACVMLAGLVLLWAYLIVRFGSFPCKNGSYKPNAKKVNRWPPFHQKEQIRLQQRNPPKHSWKKNWEAWGSRDHKYGQNIPNLHI from the exons ATGATGGCTGTGTTCAAAACCAAACTGCTTTTCTGtttcatttttcacattttatacCGTGATATCCGAG GACAATGTCCCAGTAATCGGGTCAGAGGCGAGGGCAACCCAAAGGGAAAGGACGACAGGATAGACACTTTTGGGACAG GACTGGGGATACTTTTGGACGCTACTGACAATGAGTATCAGATTAACTGCTGCGGCGTGGTGAATAGCTGGGAGTTCTACGTCAAAACCAACACGGGGACCGTCCAGCTTCAAGTATGGCGACCCGTGACCACAGGACAATATAAACTAGTTGGAGAAAATAGTTTTACCACCACAA ATGCTAACAATGAACACCTCTATAGTGTCCCGGCAAATGAAAGAATTTCAGTGAAGGACGGTGACTACATAGGCTT CTATACTGCTGGACAGCCAATGATTTCTCACAAGGTGGAGGGTGACGCGACTGACGGTTACACCTACTCTACTACTATTGGTGCTCAGACGGTGGGCAGTACGTATGACTGGGGTTCCCAGACCGCCGACACGAGGAAGGAATACGCAATTAACGTACAGCTGGGGCCAG GCAATTCTCCAACAATCACCAACCTGGACAGCACTGTGACTTTTCCGGACAGCACGACCGCAAACAGTCTGATTTTTACCGTAACCTGGACTGATGCCGATCCCCTTGATACTCTCACTGCAGAAATAACGACAACCACATCGTCCTTCTCCTTTGATACCTCAAACG GTCAGGTGCGAAATGTTGGAGCGCTGCCGTACGGGAACACCGCCCTGAACTTCAGAGTTACTGATGACTGCGGAAGAACTGACACAGGGACTCTCACAGTCACTGTAACCAATTCC GCACCTGTTATAACGAACTTACCTTCTACAACGGACATCAGCGAGGACCACGATACGGAAAAGCTCCTTTATACTATTATTACTACGGACGGGTCCCTGTCGGACACCGTGACGTGTAGTATAGCCAACAGTAACCCCACCACAGACAATTTCTTCACTAGACTCAATGGCACCACAA CGTACTACGGTATTTACATCAAGGCCCAGCCGACGCTGTCCTATGACTCAGCACGTCAGTACACACTGAGTATTTCCTGTACTGACACCAAGGACACCGTGCAGGATACCTTCATTGTATACGTCAACAGAAACAACCCGCCGTCATTTGTTAATCTCCAAG CCACCGTAACTATTGCTGCTAACTCCACCACCACGGGTAATGTAATCTACACGGTCCAGTCCACGGACTCGGACTCCAGCCAGCTGTACTATAACATGACATGTGTCCCTGCTGCCTGTCCATTCACCATCCACAATT ctGGCGAAATCCTGGCTACATCTGACTTATCTCAGCATACAGTGCCCGGGTATGATTTGTTCGTATATGTCTATGATGGCAACACTCTTGTTGGACCCCGTACTCTTACTGTCATAATATCTG GTATAAACACAGCTCCGATTATCACTAATCTTCCGCTAGCCTCTCCGATCTCCGTCTCGGAGAATTCCGCCCTCTCACTGTCCGTGTTCCAGGTTTCTATATCGGACGTGAATGCGGGAGATAACCACGTGTACTCTGCCTCATACAATCCAAGTCTAGGGTCCACTCTCTTCTCACTCAACACGGCCA CTGGTTTGGTGTCCACGTCCTCTACACAGAACATTAATTACGAATCAGTGGTTTCCACCAGCACCACTTTTGCCATCATCATCACCGTCACAGATGGACAAGCTTCTGTTTCACAGACGCTCAGTATCGCCATCGTAGACTTAAACGAGGCTCCCGTCTTCGGGAAGGCGTCTTATGCTATTTCTGGAAACGAGGGATCG gcagGGTCCACTGTGGGGAATCCTTCTTTTGACGTCACAGATCCAGACGCCGGCGCCAGCCAATCATACTCCATCGACTGTTCGACATTTCTGATGAATTCCAACACAGGGGTTGTTACATTTAG TCATGACTACGATTTAGATAAAACTGGAACAGCCTCCAGCGTCACGTGTACAGTGACGGTGACAGATGGCGAACTCACAGATACGGCTTCATTGGTTGTTACCATCAACAACATCAATGATAACACGCCCACTTTCGGTAGCTCCACCTACACGTTTTACGCTCAGCCTAACACTGGTGTTGGAACCGTTTTGGGATCTGTACCTGCCACCGACGGAGATGTTGGAACGTTCG GCACAGTTTCCTACTCGCTGAACCAGACAGGACTGGGCAACGAGTACTTCGGAGTCCAGAGTAACGGAGACTTCTACGTGAAGAATGGATTGACTTCCTTCTCATCCGGAACCACGCTTAGCATAACGACCATCGTGCAGGACACGGGGGGACTGCAAG ATACGGCGGTCGTGACCGTGGTCATTCCTGAATCCACCACGGCGGCCCCCACCACCACTACTGACCGATACATGACCTTCCTGGAGGACTCTCGGAACGTTGCCTGGGTGACGATAGCCTGTGTTATGTTGGCTGGTCTGGTGCTATTGTGGGCGTATCTGATAGTTCGGTTTGGGAGTTTCCCTTGTAAAAACGGATCCTATAAACCGAATGCTAA AAAAGTAAATCGATGGCCACCATTTCACCAAAAAGAACAAATCAGATTGCAGCAAA GAAATCCACCCAAACACAGCTGGAAGAAAAACTGGGAAGCGTGGGGATCACGTGACCACAA GTATGGACAAAATATACCAAACCTACATATTTGA